The DNA region CTGTAGTGTACGAATTTATTTTATATCCCACCGATGAATACGGAATCAATCCAAAACCTACTCCTAACTTACCCATAGGTAATCCAACAGCCAAATAATCAAAAGTTACTCTTTTTGCTTTTTCAGAACTAACATTATTTTTTAATGTAGTCATATTATAACCACCTCCAACTGTAAAAGTCGTCAACTTTAAATTCGAATAACTTGCAGGATTATCTAAATTAATATGAATACTATCTTGTTCAACTTGAATCCCTCCCATGGAACGGCTTTCAATAGTTCCTTTGTACCTTACATCGCCTATACCGTAAAAAGAATAAGGAGAAGAAGTTCCTTCTTGAGCAAATGACACTATAGAGAAAAGTAAAAAAAGGCTTGAAATAATTTTTTTAATCATTGTTGATTTGGTATTGATAAGTTTGGTTCAAACTCTCTAAAAGGAAATTTGAATTGGCAAATATGGTATTTTTTAATCGTTTAGCCAAAAATTCTGCATCTCCACCCGTTAAAATTATGATAATTTTTGTACAACTTGCTCTATATGTATCGATAAAGCCGTCAATTTCATAGACCAATCCGTTTACCACACCCGAATGCATGGATTGAGCAGTCGATTTCCCTATGTACGATTCCGGGCTTTCTAATTGCAGTAAAGGCAGCTTAGCCGTAAAATTATGCATGGATTCATATCGTAAACGCATCCCTGGAGCTATTGCACCACCTTGATACACATTATTTTCATCTACAAAATCGTAGGTAACACACGTTCCTGCATCAATTACGAGCCTATTCTGATTTGGAAACATTAGGGTCGCACCAGCAGCCAGCACCATTCGATCTATTCCAAGTGTATTGGGTGTGCCATAATTATTCTCGAAAGGAAAAACATTTTCACGACTTACAAAACAAACTTTTACTCTTGATTCAAAAACTAAAAAAGAAGCTTTATCAATATCCCCAACAGAAGAAACAACCACAGATTCTACCAAAGGAAAGTCATCTAAAATTTTTTTAAGGTTTTCACCAAGTGCTACTTTTTCAAAAACAAAAAAACCAAAACTTGTATCTCCCTCAAATACAGAAGCTTTAATTCGGGTATTACCCACATCAACAGTAACTATCATATTTTACATTTTGATTGCACGAAGGTACAAATAGATTTTTTGATAAAAATGTTTTGGATATATTAAAAATGGTTCTATATTTGCACCCGCAACAAGCACGGTACCTTAGCTCAGATGGTAGAGCAATGGACTGAAAATCCATGTGTCCCTGGTTCGATCCCTGGAGGTACCACAAAACCCGAATTCTTAGAGTTCGGGTTTTTTGTTTTTGGGTAATGTTTCAAATGCTTTTTGGGTCAAGTCCAAAACTTAGGGATTAAGCAATTAACCCATCACTCCCATGTGTTATTAAAAAAATCCCAATACATATTTGCAAATTTGATATATTTATGCAAAATTTATATACATGGATGATATCAAATGCCCTAAATGTCAAAACAATGCAATTGTTAAAAGTGGTATTATCAAAAACAAGCAGCGCTATTTATGCAAAAACTGTAACTATTTTTTACGGTAAATAAAATTGGAAAAAAAATAGATGATTATTACGTAACCAAGACATTACAACTTATTGAGTTACATGGCCGTTTCAGTAAGTTTTAGCGGCAATTACAGAGAACGTAACTATGCCGAAATGTTTGTAGATATTGACCGTTACATTACGAATCACGAAAATGCCTACGTTTGGAAAGGAACAGCAAATATTTCAGATATTCAAAAAATATTGGAACGTTTTTTAGGAAGCGAAAGAACCAAAAGAGCCTTGAATATTTTTAATTTAAAATACAATATCGACAAAGACAATGAAATAGCCGATGCCCGTTTTATTAAATTTGCCGAGAATTTACTCACTGGACATATTGGAACCGCTTCGGCTAAAATTGTAATATCGAGCGTTGCTAAAGAAGACAAAATCAGTCTTCCTGAAGTATTACGCATTTTAGAAGAATCCAAAGAAAATATCATCATCAATAAAAAACTGGTTGAAAGTTCGAATGAATTAAAAATGCTGTCCGAACAACTTCAGTCGGCCAATCAGGAACTCATCAATAAGGACATGCAAAAAGATGAATTCTTAGATACGGTAACCCACGAGTTGAGAACTCCTATTACCGCCATTAGAGCAGCTACTGAAATTTTGCATGACGATGAAAACATACCAACCGAAGTTCGTCAAAAGTTTTTACAAAACATCATGGCCGAATCCGACCGACTTAACCGTTTAATTGATAAACTGTTGGATTTAGAAAAATTTGAAACGGGCAAACAAAAGATCTACCTTTCAAGAAATAACATTTGTAATACTATAAATAATACTTTAGAATCTTTACAGCAATTAATTATAAACAAAAAAATAAGTCTCGAATATCCCCATCAAAAGAGTGAAATAAAAGCTTTCTATAATGAAGAACGTATTATTCAGGTAGTACACAACTTATTTTCG from Flavobacterium nitratireducens includes:
- a CDS encoding type III pantothenate kinase; the protein is MIVTVDVGNTRIKASVFEGDTSFGFFVFEKVALGENLKKILDDFPLVESVVVSSVGDIDKASFLVFESRVKVCFVSRENVFPFENNYGTPNTLGIDRMVLAAGATLMFPNQNRLVIDAGTCVTYDFVDENNVYQGGAIAPGMRLRYESMHNFTAKLPLLQLESPESYIGKSTAQSMHSGVVNGLVYEIDGFIDTYRASCTKIIIILTGGDAEFLAKRLKNTIFANSNFLLESLNQTYQYQINND
- a CDS encoding transposase-like zinc-binding domain-containing protein yields the protein MDDIKCPKCQNNAIVKSGIIKNKQRYLCKNCNYFLR
- a CDS encoding sensor histidine kinase codes for the protein MAVSVSFSGNYRERNYAEMFVDIDRYITNHENAYVWKGTANISDIQKILERFLGSERTKRALNIFNLKYNIDKDNEIADARFIKFAENLLTGHIGTASAKIVISSVAKEDKISLPEVLRILEESKENIIINKKLVESSNELKMLSEQLQSANQELINKDMQKDEFLDTVTHELRTPITAIRAATEILHDDENIPTEVRQKFLQNIMAESDRLNRLIDKLLDLEKFETGKQKIYLSRNNICNTINNTLESLQQLIINKKISLEYPHQKSEIKAFYNEERIIQVVHNLFSNAIKFCPNTEGKIKINIYEDANFVSVSIHNNGKEINPEDLEAVFDKFYQSRNQNIKKPIGSGLGLAICKKIIEHHKGKIWAESSQSNGTTITFTLPNYNTSEK